The following proteins are co-located in the Pyricularia oryzae 70-15 chromosome 1, whole genome shotgun sequence genome:
- a CDS encoding abhydrolase codes for MVPSTLAVKGAILAYSCLGSGPLLVTVPGANGDAAIFDLAVPHLANNFTVCSYDRRGYSRSVYTEPNDLTMPVRLQTDADDVAALIDHLSPGEPALVFGTSSGAIVSLDLLSRHPEAVSFLVAHEPPLTRTLGEAGAQIQAVFQSAEDTFFSEGIHAAVQVFLGPVVASDPESVAAHDALDSPAHASNAALFFAHEINHYTAYSVDTPALQASRDKLVFDNGDDSTPPATTMTDNLAQSVGVAVEHTPGGHLGYVSKPVEFAAALAEIFAAHGKL; via the coding sequence ATGGTTCCCTCCACTCTCGCCGTCAAGGGCGCCATCCTGGCGTACTCGTGCCTGGGCAGCGGCCCGCTCTTGGTCACGGTCCCCGGCGCCAACGGAGACGCAGCCATCTTTGACCTGGCGGTGCCGCACCTGGCCAACAACTTCACCGTCTGCTCGTACGACCGGCGCGGCTACAGCCGCAGCGTCTACACGGAGCCCAACGACCTGACCATGCCCGTGCGGCTGCAgaccgacgccgacgacgtCGCCGCCCTCATCGACCACCTGTCGCCCGGCGAGCCCGCCCTCGTCTTCGGCACCAGCAGCGGCGCCATCGTGTCCCTGGACCTCTTGTCCCGCCACCCGGAAGCCGTGTCCTTCCTGGTCGCCCACGAGCCGCCCCTGACCAGGACCCTCGGGGAAGCCGGCGCCCAGATCCAGGCCGTGTTCCAAAGCGCCGAGGACACCTTCTTCAGCGAGGGCATCCACGCCGCCGTCCAGGTCTTCCTGGGCCCCGTCGTCGCCTCGGACCCCGAGTCCGTCGCCGCCCACGACGCCCTGGACTCCCCCGCCCACGCCTCCAACGCCGCCCTCTTCTTCGCCCACGAGATCAACCACTACACCGCCTACTCGGTCGACACGCCCGCGCTCCAGGCCTCCAGGGACAAGCTCGTCTTTGACAATGGCGACGACAGCACCCCGCCCGCCACCACCATGACCGACAACCTCGCGCAGAgcgtcggcgtcgccgtCGAGCACACGCCCGGCGGCCACCTTGGCTACGTCTCCAAGCCTGTTGAGTTCGCCGCGGCGCTTGCGGAGATTTTTGCCGCGCACGGGAAGCTGTAG